In the Arachis ipaensis cultivar K30076 chromosome B10, Araip1.1, whole genome shotgun sequence genome, one interval contains:
- the LOC107622710 gene encoding probable glycosyltransferase At5g03795 — protein MRKRNMFQLPSENPHFPANSMAPPPLSRENSFSFPNFPGIFRNHPRCRYLCVSTACILLYLLYTLTSVFISAQLLFNLELQRDFDAPRRVTLHSSRVFHSPEAFELDYEKMEKELKVFVYPDGDPETYFHTPRKLTGKYSSEGYFFKNIKESRFFTADPLQAHLFFIPISCHKMRGKGLTYERMIYEVGKYVESLKFKYPYWNRTLGADHFFVTCHDIGAKATNGVPYLVKNSIRVVCSSSYDGLFIPHKDVTLPQVQLPFLHPAGGNDIKRRKTLAFWAGRSDSKLKDELAAVWDNDTELDIQNNRIDRHATGSIVYLEKLYRSKFCLCPHGPVGSSRIADSIHYGCVPVIMSNYYDLPFNEILDWRKFSVVVKESDLYQLKDILRNISQKDFVTLNQNLVKVQKHFQWNTPPVRLDAFHMVMYELWLRRHLTRYF, from the exons ATGAGAAAAAGAAATATGTTTCAACTACCTTCCGAGAATCCTCATTTTCCCGCCAATTCCATGGCGCCACCTCCACTTTCCCGAGAAAACTCATTTTCCTTCCCAAATTTTCCCGGAATATTCCGCAACCACCCTCGCTGTCGATACCTCTGCGTCTCCACCGCATGCATCCTCCTCTACCTCCTTTACACCCTCACGAGCGTCTTCATCTCCGCGCAGCTACTCTTCAACCTCGAGCTCCaa CGCGATTTCGATGCGCCGCGCAGAGTAACGTTGCATTCTTCTAGAGTGTTCCACTCGCCGGAGGCATTCGAATTGGACTACGAGAAGATGGAGAAGGAGTTGAAGGTGTTCGTGTACCCTGACGGTGATCCTGAGACCTATTTCCACACGCCGAGGAAGCTCACCGGGAAATATTCCAGTGAAGGTTATTTCTTCAAGAACATCAAAGAAAGCCGTTTCTTCACTGCCGATCCTCTTCAAGCTCACCTCTTCTTCATTCCTATTTCTTGCCACAAAATGCGAGGCAAG GGGTTGACTTATGAGCGTATGATTTATGAAGTTGGGAAGTATGTGGAGAGCCTAAAGTTCAAGTATCCTTATTGGAACAGAACATTGGGTGCTGATCACTTTTTTGTGACTTGCCATGATATCGGTGCCAAGGCTACGAATGGGGTTCCATATCTTGTCAAAAATTCCATTCGGGTGGTTTGTTCATCCAGTTATGACGGTTTGTTTATTCCACACAAAGATGTTACCCTCCCCCAAGTTCAGCTGCCATTTCTTCACCCTGCAGGTGGAAATGACATAAAGAGAAG GAAAACACTTGCTTTCTGGGCTGGTCGCTCTGATTCTAAATTGAAAGATGAACTTGCAGCTGTGTGGGACAATGATACTGAACTTGACATTCAGAATAACAGAATTGACCGTCATGCTACTGGGTCTATTGTTTATTTGGAGAAACTTTATAGATCCAAGTTTTGTTTGTGCCCTCACGGTCCTGTTGGTAGCAGCCGTATCGCGGACTCAATCCATTATGGCTGTGTTCCGG TAATCATGTCAAACTATTATGACTTGCCTTTTAATGAGATTCTGGATTGGAGGAAGTTTTCTGTAGTAGTGAAGGAAAGTGACCTTTATCAGCTCAAAGACATTCTGAGAAATATATCTCAGAAAGATTTTGTGACATTGAATCAGAACTTAGTAAAG GTCCAGAAGCATTTCCAGTGGAATACACCTCCAGTTAGACTAGATGCGTTTCATATGGTCATGTATGAACTCTGGCTACGCCGCCATCTCACTAGGTACTTTTAA